A single window of Roseiconus lacunae DNA harbors:
- a CDS encoding O-antigen ligase family protein, with product MTPGIVLLLLIWAAIVATAFRRPWIGVVGYAGFAVLCPTWNWRWGLPDLDYQKFLAGATLIGWLLAGLRRQPLERNGTRSLIAIGAYSILTFASLMQSINPEKSSVFWDISWKIVLMAMVATFLLDTPRKVATLVWVLVLCQGWNAFNINQLYLIRGGINTNYFRWNYLDNNTYSISTIPIMALSFALLVNSTKKWQVALAGFILVMQMHQLMFLNSRGTMLGGILLGVLGVLYMTKSRRAISIVFAGTLAAVVLAGPSVVKEFMSTFESSENRDSSAESRFYIWKAGAKIMAAYPALGVGPWAGEVMVPQYYDGPLKPGTKRKALHNLFFEVGTGSGIPAVLFYLGFFWLPWFQHWRLRRQVSREFPDWMNVANLATLCGIPGYWLSSMFSSGALIEAPYLLVTISIGSLAVYSSRASASVAVMRPAAAMETSSVPLIPVGAKSSEVN from the coding sequence ATGACGCCAGGGATAGTACTTCTACTGTTGATTTGGGCCGCGATAGTTGCCACGGCATTTCGCCGCCCTTGGATTGGCGTAGTGGGGTACGCGGGCTTCGCCGTGCTCTGTCCAACATGGAATTGGCGGTGGGGCCTGCCGGACTTGGACTATCAAAAATTTTTAGCCGGGGCAACGCTTATTGGGTGGTTGCTAGCGGGGTTGCGGCGGCAGCCTCTTGAGCGGAATGGAACACGTTCGCTCATCGCAATCGGAGCATACAGTATCCTGACGTTCGCCAGCCTGATGCAGTCTATCAACCCCGAAAAGAGTTCAGTGTTTTGGGATATTAGTTGGAAGATTGTCCTTATGGCAATGGTGGCTACCTTTCTTCTTGACACCCCTCGAAAGGTCGCAACCCTGGTTTGGGTGCTCGTTCTCTGCCAGGGGTGGAATGCGTTTAATATTAACCAGCTATATCTAATTCGCGGTGGCATTAACACCAACTATTTCCGATGGAATTATCTTGACAATAACACCTACTCAATATCGACAATTCCGATTATGGCATTGTCTTTTGCTCTCCTAGTCAATTCCACAAAAAAGTGGCAGGTTGCGCTAGCGGGATTCATTCTTGTAATGCAGATGCACCAGCTGATGTTTTTAAATTCTCGTGGGACAATGTTGGGGGGGATCCTACTTGGGGTGCTCGGGGTGCTCTATATGACGAAGAGCCGTCGGGCTATTTCGATCGTCTTTGCCGGGACTCTTGCGGCCGTTGTCCTGGCAGGCCCTTCGGTCGTCAAGGAGTTTATGTCAACTTTCGAGTCATCGGAGAATCGTGATTCATCAGCAGAAAGTCGGTTTTACATTTGGAAGGCTGGTGCGAAGATAATGGCAGCCTATCCGGCTCTTGGTGTCGGGCCTTGGGCAGGTGAAGTCATGGTTCCCCAGTATTACGATGGGCCGCTCAAGCCAGGTACGAAGCGGAAGGCACTTCACAATTTATTTTTTGAGGTCGGCACGGGGTCAGGTATTCCGGCCGTGCTATTTTATCTGGGATTTTTCTGGTTGCCGTGGTTCCAACACTGGCGATTGCGGCGGCAGGTATCACGTGAATTTCCGGATTGGATGAATGTAGCAAACCTCGCAACGTTGTGTGGGATTCCTGGGTACTGGCTTTCTAGTATGTTTTCCAGCGGAGCATTAATTGAAGCTCCGTATCTATTGGTCACAATCTC